One stretch of Gemmatimonadaceae bacterium DNA includes these proteins:
- a CDS encoding aspartate/glutamate racemase family protein codes for MHIGLIGGIGPAATVVYYQRLCARMRQMQSPLELTIVQADVNTLIRNNLADRRDEQAAIYAALIDRLKAAGAECVGITSLGGHFCFDETARLSSLPLVSAVTPLDEYFAGEGIGCVGLLGTRVVMRTRLYGQLHRTRAVACDDDIERLGQLYQDVAVTGVCTDAQREVLFDAGRRMVNEQGAEAIVLAGTDLGLAFDGRETGYRVIDALDVHVALLADLAAGRTIIASRP; via the coding sequence ATGCACATCGGCTTGATCGGCGGTATCGGACCGGCGGCGACGGTGGTCTACTACCAGCGCCTCTGTGCGCGGATGCGGCAAATGCAGTCACCGCTCGAACTCACCATCGTGCAGGCGGATGTCAACACGCTCATCCGGAACAACCTGGCCGATCGTCGCGACGAGCAGGCGGCGATCTACGCGGCACTGATCGACCGGTTGAAAGCCGCCGGGGCGGAATGCGTCGGCATCACATCGCTGGGCGGGCACTTCTGTTTCGACGAGACCGCGCGCCTCTCCTCGCTACCGCTCGTTTCCGCCGTGACGCCGCTTGATGAATACTTCGCTGGCGAAGGCATCGGTTGCGTGGGTCTGCTTGGCACACGGGTAGTGATGCGCACGCGACTGTACGGCCAACTGCATCGCACGCGCGCCGTGGCGTGCGACGATGATATCGAACGGCTCGGCCAGTTGTACCAGGATGTCGCCGTCACCGGTGTGTGCACCGATGCGCAGCGCGAGGTGCTGTTCGACGCCGGCCGGCGCATGGTGAATGAGCAGGGCGCCGAGGCGATCGTGCTGGCGGGTACGGATCTCGGACTGGCCTTCGACGGGCGGGAGACGGGTTACCGGGTTATCGATGCGCTTGATGTGCACGTGGCGTTGTTGGCCGACCTGGCAGCGGGGCGCACAATCATCGCGTCACGTCCATGA